A genomic region of Aspergillus oryzae RIB40 DNA, chromosome 1 contains the following coding sequences:
- a CDS encoding SDR family NAD(P)-dependent oxidoreductase (dehydrogenases with different specificities (related to short-chain alcohol dehydrogenases)) has translation MANFPKYPDLQGKVALIMGAGQTHVPGSEARGNGAAIAQCLAQNGVQVFGCDVNLQAAELTASRIQAEGGKCDIAQADVTSEKDVRRVVDAVMSKYGRIDILINNVGATVAGDPASMPSDVWDKQIDLNLKSVYLACHVVLPIMEKQGSGCVVNNASIAGLRYIGKPQVAYSAAKAAVIQFTKVTAVMYAPKGVRLNTVVPGFIHTPLVDNFKFNGQKEVYDKITRQPVPLGRMGDAFDVANSTVFLASDAAKYITGQILVVDGGFTSSAASL, from the coding sequence ATGGCCAACTTCCCAAAATACCCTGACCTTCAAGGCAAAGTCGCCCTGATAATGGGTGCCGGCCAAACACATGTACCAGGCTCCGAAGCACGGGGTAACGGAGCAGCCATCGCTCAATGCCTCGCCCAAAACGGTGTCCAAGTATTCGGCTGCGACGTGAATCTCCAGGCTGCAGAGCTTACTGCTTCAAGGATCCAAGCAGAAGGCGGGAAATGCGACATTGCCCAAGCCGATGTGACCTCGGAAAAGGACGTGAGGAGAGTCGTGGACGCCGTGATGTCAAAGTATGGCCGAATTGATATCTTAATCAACAACGTAGGCGCCACAGTGGCCGGTGATCCAGCCAGCATGCCTTCCGACGTATGGGACAAACAAATCGATCTCAATTTAAAAAGCGTCTACCTCGCCTGCCATGTGGTGCTTCCGATAATGGAAAAGCAAGGGTCGGGGTGCGTCGTCAACAATGCGTCTATTGCGGGCTTGAGGTATATTGGAAAGCCACAGGTTGCGTATTCTGCGGCAAAGGCTGCGGTGATTCAGTTTACGAAGGTTACAGCGGTCATGTACGCGCCAAAAGGTGTTCGATTGAATACGGTAGTACCGGGCTTCATTCACACGCCTTTGGTGGATAACTTCAAATTCAACGGTCAGAAAGAAGTTTATGATAAGATTACACGACAGCCTGTCCCCTTGGGGCGCATGGGAGATGCGTTTGATGTAGCTAATTCTACGGTGTTTTTGGCTAGCGATGCGGCCAAGTATATCACTGGGCAgattttggtggtggatggtggatttACAAGTTCCGCTGCGTCTCTATAG